In Mus musculus strain C57BL/6J chromosome 1, GRCm38.p6 C57BL/6J, a single genomic region encodes these proteins:
- the Arid5a gene encoding AT-rich interactive domain-containing protein 5A isoform 3 (isoform 3 is encoded by transcript variant 3): MAAPPAKGNTEQSEEGDLPQLPVSPKPDDEQSRSQSPTQLQVTGRRLWKNVYDELGGSPGSTSAATCTRRHYERLVLPYVRHLKGEDDKPLPPTKPRKQYKMAKELRGDDGTTEKLKKAKDSEERRVEQTTPGKTKSDATGQTQLPCQGSSRDSTEQLGPVSGPSPPLTGASSCPEAYKRLLSSFYCKGAHGIMSPLAKKKLLAQVSKAEALQCQEEGCRHGARSPNKDIQDSPQNLRGPAENSEHQLTPREGLQAPGGSTRMEAQVGPCPTAPMFSGCFHAYPTEVLKPVSQHPRDFFSGLKDRVLLGPPGKEEGPTTKESHLVWGGDANHPSAFHKGSTRKRSFYPKPKACWVSPMAKVPTERPGAPSPHPSSPGLGSKRGLEEEGFAHGGKKLRAVSPFLKEVDSKETGGKPAAPGLAVSCLLGPTPGPTPPEAYRGTMLRCPLNFTGSADPLKGQASLPFSPLVIPAFPAHLLATTGSSPMAASLMHFPPTPYDAVLRNRLGPASSAWHMPPVTTYAAPHFFHLNTKL, encoded by the exons ATGG CAGCACCTCCGGCCAAAGGGAACACAGAGCAGTCAGAAGAAGGTGACCTCCCGCAGCTTCCTGTATCCCCCAAGCCAGATGATGAGCAGAGCAGGAGCCAGAGCCCCACCCAGCTCCAG GTGACAGGCCGCCGCCTCTGGAAGAACGTGTATGATGAACTTGGCGGTAGCCCAGGCAGCACCAGTGCGGCCACATGCACACGCCGCCACTATGAGAG GCTGGTCCTCCCATATGTGCGGCATCTGAAGGGGGAGGACGACAAGCCACTGCCTCCTACCAAGCCCAGGAAGCAATACAAGAtggccaaggagctgaggggagacGATGGGACCACTGAGAAGCTGAAGAAGGCCAAGGACTCAGAGGAGAGGCGGGTGGAGCAG acCACGCCAGGAAAGACCAAATCAGATGCCACTGGCCAGACACAGCTTCCCTGCCAGGGATCCTCGAGGGACAGCACAGAACAGCTGGGCCCAGTATCTGGACCCTCTCCACCACTCACGGGTGCTAGTAGCTGCCCTGAGGCCTACAAGCGGCTCTTGTCAAGCTTTTACTGCAAAGGGGCGCATGGCATCATGTCACCACTGGCCAAAAAGAAACTCCTGGCCCAGGTCAGCAAGGCAGAGGCCTTGCAGTGCCAAGAAGAGGGCTGTCGCCATGGAGCAAGGAGCCCCAACAAGGACATTCAAGACAGTCCCCAGAACCTAAGAGGGCCGGCTGAGAACTCTGAACACCAGCTAACCCCCcgggaaggattgcaggcccctGGTGGGAGCACCAGGATGGAGGCCCAAGTGGGCCCCTGCCCTACAGCCCCCATGTTCTCAGGCTGTTTTCATGCGTACCCCACCGAGGTGCTGAAACCTGTCAGCCAGCACCCTAGGGACTTCTTCTCCGGCCTTAAAGACAGGGTGCTGTTGGGACCACCTGGTAAAGAAGAAGGTCCGACAACCAAAGAGTCCCATCTGGTGTGGGGTGGGGATGCCAACCACCCCTCTGCATTCCATAAAGGCAGCACAAGAAAAAGAAGTTTCTACCCCAAACCCAAAGCCTGCTGGGTGTCTCCCATGGCCAAGGTCCCTACTGAGAGGCCTGGAGCCCCATCCCCTCATCCCAGTAGCCCAGGTCTTGGCAGTAAGCGCGGCTTGGAAGAAGAGGGATTCGCTCATGGTGGCAAGAAACTGAGGGCAGTGTCTCCCTTTCTGAAGGAGGTGGATTCCAAGGAGACTGGGGGCAAGCCTGCAGCCCCTGGCTTGGCTGTATCCTGTCTACTGGGCCCAACCCCGGGGCCCACTCCTCCAGAGGCCTACAGGGGCACCATGCTGCGGTGTCCTCTAAACTTCACCGGTAGCGCAGACCCTCTGAAGGGCCAGGCCTCACTCCCCTTCAGCCCCCTGGTCATCCCTGCTTTCCCAGCCCACCTTCTGGCTACAACAGGCTCCTCACCTATGGCTGCCAGCCTGATGCATTTCCCTCCCACGCCCTATGACGCTGTCCTACGCAACAGACTGGGTCCAGCTTCGTCTGCCTGGCACATGCCACCCGTCACAACCTATGCGGCACCTCACTTCTTCCACCTCAACACCAAACTGTAG
- the Arid5a gene encoding AT-rich interactive domain-containing protein 5A isoform 2 (isoform 2 is encoded by transcript variant 2) — protein MAPPAKGNTEQSEEGDLPQLPVSPKPDDEQSRSQSPTQLQDSPEAGGEQEEEQAFLVSLYKFMKERHTPIERVPHLGFKQINLWKIYKAVEKLGAYELVTGRRLWKNVYDELGGSPGSTSAATCTRRHYERLVLPYVRHLKGEDDKPLPPTKPRKQYKMAKELRGDDGTTEKLKKAKDSEERRVEQTTPGKTKSDATGQTQLPCQGSSRDSTEQLGPVSGPSPPLTGASSCPEAYKRLLSSFYCKGAHGIMSPLAKKKLLAQVSKAEALQCQEEGCRHGARSPNKDIQDSPQNLRGPAENSEHQLTPREGLQAPGGSTRMEAQVGPCPTAPMFSGCFHAYPTEVLKPVSQHPRDFFSGLKDRVLLGPPGKEEGPTTKESHLVWGGDANHPSAFHKGSTRKRSFYPKPKACWVSPMAKVPTERPGAPSPHPSSPGLGSKRGLEEEGFAHGGKKLRAVSPFLKEVDSKETGGKPAAPGLAVSCLLGPTPGPTPPEAYRGTMLRCPLNFTGSADPLKGQASLPFSPLVIPAFPAHLLATTGSSPMAASLMHFPPTPYDAVLRNRLGPASSAWHMPPVTTYAAPHFFHLNTKL, from the exons ATGG CACCTCCGGCCAAAGGGAACACAGAGCAGTCAGAAGAAGGTGACCTCCCGCAGCTTCCTGTATCCCCCAAGCCAGATGATGAGCAGAGCAGGAGCCAGAGCCCCACCCAGCTCCAG GACTCCCCTGAGGCaggtggggagcaggaggaggaacaggcCTTCCTGGTCAGCCTCTACAAGTTCATGAAGGAGCGACACACGCCCATCGAGAGGGTGCCCCATCTTGGCTTCAAGCAGA TTAACCTGTGGAAGATCTACAAGGCAGTGGAGAAGCTGGGGGCCTATGAGCTG GTGACAGGCCGCCGCCTCTGGAAGAACGTGTATGATGAACTTGGCGGTAGCCCAGGCAGCACCAGTGCGGCCACATGCACACGCCGCCACTATGAGAG GCTGGTCCTCCCATATGTGCGGCATCTGAAGGGGGAGGACGACAAGCCACTGCCTCCTACCAAGCCCAGGAAGCAATACAAGAtggccaaggagctgaggggagacGATGGGACCACTGAGAAGCTGAAGAAGGCCAAGGACTCAGAGGAGAGGCGGGTGGAGCAG acCACGCCAGGAAAGACCAAATCAGATGCCACTGGCCAGACACAGCTTCCCTGCCAGGGATCCTCGAGGGACAGCACAGAACAGCTGGGCCCAGTATCTGGACCCTCTCCACCACTCACGGGTGCTAGTAGCTGCCCTGAGGCCTACAAGCGGCTCTTGTCAAGCTTTTACTGCAAAGGGGCGCATGGCATCATGTCACCACTGGCCAAAAAGAAACTCCTGGCCCAGGTCAGCAAGGCAGAGGCCTTGCAGTGCCAAGAAGAGGGCTGTCGCCATGGAGCAAGGAGCCCCAACAAGGACATTCAAGACAGTCCCCAGAACCTAAGAGGGCCGGCTGAGAACTCTGAACACCAGCTAACCCCCcgggaaggattgcaggcccctGGTGGGAGCACCAGGATGGAGGCCCAAGTGGGCCCCTGCCCTACAGCCCCCATGTTCTCAGGCTGTTTTCATGCGTACCCCACCGAGGTGCTGAAACCTGTCAGCCAGCACCCTAGGGACTTCTTCTCCGGCCTTAAAGACAGGGTGCTGTTGGGACCACCTGGTAAAGAAGAAGGTCCGACAACCAAAGAGTCCCATCTGGTGTGGGGTGGGGATGCCAACCACCCCTCTGCATTCCATAAAGGCAGCACAAGAAAAAGAAGTTTCTACCCCAAACCCAAAGCCTGCTGGGTGTCTCCCATGGCCAAGGTCCCTACTGAGAGGCCTGGAGCCCCATCCCCTCATCCCAGTAGCCCAGGTCTTGGCAGTAAGCGCGGCTTGGAAGAAGAGGGATTCGCTCATGGTGGCAAGAAACTGAGGGCAGTGTCTCCCTTTCTGAAGGAGGTGGATTCCAAGGAGACTGGGGGCAAGCCTGCAGCCCCTGGCTTGGCTGTATCCTGTCTACTGGGCCCAACCCCGGGGCCCACTCCTCCAGAGGCCTACAGGGGCACCATGCTGCGGTGTCCTCTAAACTTCACCGGTAGCGCAGACCCTCTGAAGGGCCAGGCCTCACTCCCCTTCAGCCCCCTGGTCATCCCTGCTTTCCCAGCCCACCTTCTGGCTACAACAGGCTCCTCACCTATGGCTGCCAGCCTGATGCATTTCCCTCCCACGCCCTATGACGCTGTCCTACGCAACAGACTGGGTCCAGCTTCGTCTGCCTGGCACATGCCACCCGTCACAACCTATGCGGCACCTCACTTCTTCCACCTCAACACCAAACTGTAG
- the Arid5a gene encoding AT-rich interactive domain-containing protein 5A isoform 1 (isoform 1 is encoded by transcript variant 1) gives MAAPPAKGNTEQSEEGDLPQLPVSPKPDDEQSRSQSPTQLQDSPEAGGEQEEEQAFLVSLYKFMKERHTPIERVPHLGFKQINLWKIYKAVEKLGAYELVTGRRLWKNVYDELGGSPGSTSAATCTRRHYERLVLPYVRHLKGEDDKPLPPTKPRKQYKMAKELRGDDGTTEKLKKAKDSEERRVEQTTPGKTKSDATGQTQLPCQGSSRDSTEQLGPVSGPSPPLTGASSCPEAYKRLLSSFYCKGAHGIMSPLAKKKLLAQVSKAEALQCQEEGCRHGARSPNKDIQDSPQNLRGPAENSEHQLTPREGLQAPGGSTRMEAQVGPCPTAPMFSGCFHAYPTEVLKPVSQHPRDFFSGLKDRVLLGPPGKEEGPTTKESHLVWGGDANHPSAFHKGSTRKRSFYPKPKACWVSPMAKVPTERPGAPSPHPSSPGLGSKRGLEEEGFAHGGKKLRAVSPFLKEVDSKETGGKPAAPGLAVSCLLGPTPGPTPPEAYRGTMLRCPLNFTGSADPLKGQASLPFSPLVIPAFPAHLLATTGSSPMAASLMHFPPTPYDAVLRNRLGPASSAWHMPPVTTYAAPHFFHLNTKL, from the exons ATGG CAGCACCTCCGGCCAAAGGGAACACAGAGCAGTCAGAAGAAGGTGACCTCCCGCAGCTTCCTGTATCCCCCAAGCCAGATGATGAGCAGAGCAGGAGCCAGAGCCCCACCCAGCTCCAG GACTCCCCTGAGGCaggtggggagcaggaggaggaacaggcCTTCCTGGTCAGCCTCTACAAGTTCATGAAGGAGCGACACACGCCCATCGAGAGGGTGCCCCATCTTGGCTTCAAGCAGA TTAACCTGTGGAAGATCTACAAGGCAGTGGAGAAGCTGGGGGCCTATGAGCTG GTGACAGGCCGCCGCCTCTGGAAGAACGTGTATGATGAACTTGGCGGTAGCCCAGGCAGCACCAGTGCGGCCACATGCACACGCCGCCACTATGAGAG GCTGGTCCTCCCATATGTGCGGCATCTGAAGGGGGAGGACGACAAGCCACTGCCTCCTACCAAGCCCAGGAAGCAATACAAGAtggccaaggagctgaggggagacGATGGGACCACTGAGAAGCTGAAGAAGGCCAAGGACTCAGAGGAGAGGCGGGTGGAGCAG acCACGCCAGGAAAGACCAAATCAGATGCCACTGGCCAGACACAGCTTCCCTGCCAGGGATCCTCGAGGGACAGCACAGAACAGCTGGGCCCAGTATCTGGACCCTCTCCACCACTCACGGGTGCTAGTAGCTGCCCTGAGGCCTACAAGCGGCTCTTGTCAAGCTTTTACTGCAAAGGGGCGCATGGCATCATGTCACCACTGGCCAAAAAGAAACTCCTGGCCCAGGTCAGCAAGGCAGAGGCCTTGCAGTGCCAAGAAGAGGGCTGTCGCCATGGAGCAAGGAGCCCCAACAAGGACATTCAAGACAGTCCCCAGAACCTAAGAGGGCCGGCTGAGAACTCTGAACACCAGCTAACCCCCcgggaaggattgcaggcccctGGTGGGAGCACCAGGATGGAGGCCCAAGTGGGCCCCTGCCCTACAGCCCCCATGTTCTCAGGCTGTTTTCATGCGTACCCCACCGAGGTGCTGAAACCTGTCAGCCAGCACCCTAGGGACTTCTTCTCCGGCCTTAAAGACAGGGTGCTGTTGGGACCACCTGGTAAAGAAGAAGGTCCGACAACCAAAGAGTCCCATCTGGTGTGGGGTGGGGATGCCAACCACCCCTCTGCATTCCATAAAGGCAGCACAAGAAAAAGAAGTTTCTACCCCAAACCCAAAGCCTGCTGGGTGTCTCCCATGGCCAAGGTCCCTACTGAGAGGCCTGGAGCCCCATCCCCTCATCCCAGTAGCCCAGGTCTTGGCAGTAAGCGCGGCTTGGAAGAAGAGGGATTCGCTCATGGTGGCAAGAAACTGAGGGCAGTGTCTCCCTTTCTGAAGGAGGTGGATTCCAAGGAGACTGGGGGCAAGCCTGCAGCCCCTGGCTTGGCTGTATCCTGTCTACTGGGCCCAACCCCGGGGCCCACTCCTCCAGAGGCCTACAGGGGCACCATGCTGCGGTGTCCTCTAAACTTCACCGGTAGCGCAGACCCTCTGAAGGGCCAGGCCTCACTCCCCTTCAGCCCCCTGGTCATCCCTGCTTTCCCAGCCCACCTTCTGGCTACAACAGGCTCCTCACCTATGGCTGCCAGCCTGATGCATTTCCCTCCCACGCCCTATGACGCTGTCCTACGCAACAGACTGGGTCCAGCTTCGTCTGCCTGGCACATGCCACCCGTCACAACCTATGCGGCACCTCACTTCTTCCACCTCAACACCAAACTGTAG
- the Arid5a gene encoding AT-rich interactive domain-containing protein 5A isoform X1: MLKGGRPDLCVVNSLIELQKLKLHVDAEHQTAPPAKGNTEQSEEGDLPQLPVSPKPDDEQSRSQSPTQLQDSPEAGGEQEEEQAFLVSLYKFMKERHTPIERVPHLGFKQINLWKIYKAVEKLGAYELVTGRRLWKNVYDELGGSPGSTSAATCTRRHYERLVLPYVRHLKGEDDKPLPPTKPRKQYKMAKELRGDDGTTEKLKKAKDSEERRVEQTTPGKTKSDATGQTQLPCQGSSRDSTEQLGPVSGPSPPLTGASSCPEAYKRLLSSFYCKGAHGIMSPLAKKKLLAQVSKAEALQCQEEGCRHGARSPNKDIQDSPQNLRGPAENSEHQLTPREGLQAPGGSTRMEAQVGPCPTAPMFSGCFHAYPTEVLKPVSQHPRDFFSGLKDRVLLGPPGKEEGPTTKESHLVWGGDANHPSAFHKGSTRKRSFYPKPKACWVSPMAKVPTERPGAPSPHPSSPGLGSKRGLEEEGFAHGGKKLRAVSPFLKEVDSKETGGKPAAPGLAVSCLLGPTPGPTPPEAYRGTMLRCPLNFTGSADPLKGQASLPFSPLVIPAFPAHLLATTGSSPMAASLMHFPPTPYDAVLRNRLGPASSAWHMPPVTTYAAPHFFHLNTKL; encoded by the exons ATGTTGAAGGGAGGCAGGCCTGACCTCTGTGTGGTGAACTCTCTCATCGAGCTCCAGAAGCTAAAACTACACGTGGACGCAGAGCACCAGA CAGCACCTCCGGCCAAAGGGAACACAGAGCAGTCAGAAGAAGGTGACCTCCCGCAGCTTCCTGTATCCCCCAAGCCAGATGATGAGCAGAGCAGGAGCCAGAGCCCCACCCAGCTCCAG GACTCCCCTGAGGCaggtggggagcaggaggaggaacaggcCTTCCTGGTCAGCCTCTACAAGTTCATGAAGGAGCGACACACGCCCATCGAGAGGGTGCCCCATCTTGGCTTCAAGCAGA TTAACCTGTGGAAGATCTACAAGGCAGTGGAGAAGCTGGGGGCCTATGAGCTG GTGACAGGCCGCCGCCTCTGGAAGAACGTGTATGATGAACTTGGCGGTAGCCCAGGCAGCACCAGTGCGGCCACATGCACACGCCGCCACTATGAGAG GCTGGTCCTCCCATATGTGCGGCATCTGAAGGGGGAGGACGACAAGCCACTGCCTCCTACCAAGCCCAGGAAGCAATACAAGAtggccaaggagctgaggggagacGATGGGACCACTGAGAAGCTGAAGAAGGCCAAGGACTCAGAGGAGAGGCGGGTGGAGCAG acCACGCCAGGAAAGACCAAATCAGATGCCACTGGCCAGACACAGCTTCCCTGCCAGGGATCCTCGAGGGACAGCACAGAACAGCTGGGCCCAGTATCTGGACCCTCTCCACCACTCACGGGTGCTAGTAGCTGCCCTGAGGCCTACAAGCGGCTCTTGTCAAGCTTTTACTGCAAAGGGGCGCATGGCATCATGTCACCACTGGCCAAAAAGAAACTCCTGGCCCAGGTCAGCAAGGCAGAGGCCTTGCAGTGCCAAGAAGAGGGCTGTCGCCATGGAGCAAGGAGCCCCAACAAGGACATTCAAGACAGTCCCCAGAACCTAAGAGGGCCGGCTGAGAACTCTGAACACCAGCTAACCCCCcgggaaggattgcaggcccctGGTGGGAGCACCAGGATGGAGGCCCAAGTGGGCCCCTGCCCTACAGCCCCCATGTTCTCAGGCTGTTTTCATGCGTACCCCACCGAGGTGCTGAAACCTGTCAGCCAGCACCCTAGGGACTTCTTCTCCGGCCTTAAAGACAGGGTGCTGTTGGGACCACCTGGTAAAGAAGAAGGTCCGACAACCAAAGAGTCCCATCTGGTGTGGGGTGGGGATGCCAACCACCCCTCTGCATTCCATAAAGGCAGCACAAGAAAAAGAAGTTTCTACCCCAAACCCAAAGCCTGCTGGGTGTCTCCCATGGCCAAGGTCCCTACTGAGAGGCCTGGAGCCCCATCCCCTCATCCCAGTAGCCCAGGTCTTGGCAGTAAGCGCGGCTTGGAAGAAGAGGGATTCGCTCATGGTGGCAAGAAACTGAGGGCAGTGTCTCCCTTTCTGAAGGAGGTGGATTCCAAGGAGACTGGGGGCAAGCCTGCAGCCCCTGGCTTGGCTGTATCCTGTCTACTGGGCCCAACCCCGGGGCCCACTCCTCCAGAGGCCTACAGGGGCACCATGCTGCGGTGTCCTCTAAACTTCACCGGTAGCGCAGACCCTCTGAAGGGCCAGGCCTCACTCCCCTTCAGCCCCCTGGTCATCCCTGCTTTCCCAGCCCACCTTCTGGCTACAACAGGCTCCTCACCTATGGCTGCCAGCCTGATGCATTTCCCTCCCACGCCCTATGACGCTGTCCTACGCAACAGACTGGGTCCAGCTTCGTCTGCCTGGCACATGCCACCCGTCACAACCTATGCGGCACCTCACTTCTTCCACCTCAACACCAAACTGTAG
- the Arid5a gene encoding AT-rich interactive domain-containing protein 5A isoform 6 (isoform 6 is encoded by transcript variant 6) encodes MAKELRGDDGTTEKLKKAKDSEERRVEQTTPGKTKSDATGQTQLPCQGSSRDSTEQLGPVSGPSPPLTGASSCPEAYKRLLSSFYCKGAHGIMSPLAKKKLLAQVSKAEALQCQEEGCRHGARSPNKDIQDSPQNLRGPAENSEHQLTPREGLQAPGGSTRMEAQVGPCPTAPMFSGCFHAYPTEVLKPVSQHPRDFFSGLKDRVLLGPPGKEEGPTTKESHLVWGGDANHPSAFHKGSTRKRSFYPKPKACWVSPMAKVPTERPGAPSPHPSSPGLGSKRGLEEEGFAHGGKKLRAVSPFLKEVDSKETGGKPAAPGLAVSCLLGPTPGPTPPEAYRGTMLRCPLNFTGSADPLKGQASLPFSPLVIPAFPAHLLATTGSSPMAASLMHFPPTPYDAVLRNRLGPASSAWHMPPVTTYAAPHFFHLNTKL; translated from the exons AtggccaaggagctgaggggagacGATGGGACCACTGAGAAGCTGAAGAAGGCCAAGGACTCAGAGGAGAGGCGGGTGGAGCAG acCACGCCAGGAAAGACCAAATCAGATGCCACTGGCCAGACACAGCTTCCCTGCCAGGGATCCTCGAGGGACAGCACAGAACAGCTGGGCCCAGTATCTGGACCCTCTCCACCACTCACGGGTGCTAGTAGCTGCCCTGAGGCCTACAAGCGGCTCTTGTCAAGCTTTTACTGCAAAGGGGCGCATGGCATCATGTCACCACTGGCCAAAAAGAAACTCCTGGCCCAGGTCAGCAAGGCAGAGGCCTTGCAGTGCCAAGAAGAGGGCTGTCGCCATGGAGCAAGGAGCCCCAACAAGGACATTCAAGACAGTCCCCAGAACCTAAGAGGGCCGGCTGAGAACTCTGAACACCAGCTAACCCCCcgggaaggattgcaggcccctGGTGGGAGCACCAGGATGGAGGCCCAAGTGGGCCCCTGCCCTACAGCCCCCATGTTCTCAGGCTGTTTTCATGCGTACCCCACCGAGGTGCTGAAACCTGTCAGCCAGCACCCTAGGGACTTCTTCTCCGGCCTTAAAGACAGGGTGCTGTTGGGACCACCTGGTAAAGAAGAAGGTCCGACAACCAAAGAGTCCCATCTGGTGTGGGGTGGGGATGCCAACCACCCCTCTGCATTCCATAAAGGCAGCACAAGAAAAAGAAGTTTCTACCCCAAACCCAAAGCCTGCTGGGTGTCTCCCATGGCCAAGGTCCCTACTGAGAGGCCTGGAGCCCCATCCCCTCATCCCAGTAGCCCAGGTCTTGGCAGTAAGCGCGGCTTGGAAGAAGAGGGATTCGCTCATGGTGGCAAGAAACTGAGGGCAGTGTCTCCCTTTCTGAAGGAGGTGGATTCCAAGGAGACTGGGGGCAAGCCTGCAGCCCCTGGCTTGGCTGTATCCTGTCTACTGGGCCCAACCCCGGGGCCCACTCCTCCAGAGGCCTACAGGGGCACCATGCTGCGGTGTCCTCTAAACTTCACCGGTAGCGCAGACCCTCTGAAGGGCCAGGCCTCACTCCCCTTCAGCCCCCTGGTCATCCCTGCTTTCCCAGCCCACCTTCTGGCTACAACAGGCTCCTCACCTATGGCTGCCAGCCTGATGCATTTCCCTCCCACGCCCTATGACGCTGTCCTACGCAACAGACTGGGTCCAGCTTCGTCTGCCTGGCACATGCCACCCGTCACAACCTATGCGGCACCTCACTTCTTCCACCTCAACACCAAACTGTAG